One Glycine max cultivar Williams 82 chromosome 8, Glycine_max_v4.0, whole genome shotgun sequence genomic window, TTACTTGCGTTTACCAAAATCCATAGAAAATATCCAACACCCACTACCAAAACTTCTTTGAaattgttttggaaacactTACCAAAATATCTTTGGCAATTATATGAGCAAATTATACCACTATTGTGAGGTAATGTTGATGGGTCATTAGTCATTACTTTACTATTAAACTaccatcataaaaaaaacaagtttatttCCGTGCCCTCAATCTCACGTTAAGGTACGTTGCTCTATAAGagcacaacaaaacaaaaatattaaaggatGTTACTAACTAGCGTGCTAGCgggttaaataattaaaaagaagaattttttttattagaaattgtaTGAAAATGTAttctaaaattataagaaagtaCTCTATTCTcattccaattaaaaaaataaaatatttttttaattaatatgttaagGGTAGGGGACATAAGGAGAGGAGGCAGACAgattatgtataaaaataataaatattttttaaattattatttttatgatagtgattggttattattatttaaaataaaaattagtttaaaacttatgttcaaaaataataaatatttttttaattaatcattactTATTAAAGTTAAACATTTAaacaaattacaattaaaaaaaacccaTTTATTAGGTTTCTGAATCCATTCTTATGCTTAAAGATACcagttattatttttcataattaaatatattcagCCTTCTTTATAGGTTTTCTTGAGTAattaaagaagtaaaaaataaaaaagaagttaaaagtGGATATAGCATGCATGAATAAGGAAACTATCTGTCTATATGTGTCTAGCTGGATATCATGGAAATAGCATTTCCACACACCTGAAGTGCATTTGAAGTTTTGAAACTATTACTTTGGAATGATTAAGCATATATTCATAGATCACGGAACCAGAATGATGTATCTTTCAAACAACACTTGTTGCATTAAATAGTTCCCGTTTTTTGAAGGAACATGAAGTGGGTCactctatttttgttttattagtaTTAGTAAGTGGTACGGAGAGATTATAGGGGGCTCACACCTACAGTAAACCTAGTTCATAGGTGGCATATGCATTTTTCGGGCTTTAATCATATAAAATGGCCTGCATGCGTTAGAGTGTAGGTTGAGTTTATTTAAATCCTTCACCTTGACTTGTGCATGTAATGCCAATTTAAGACACATGATCGAATCAACGGGTAGGTTTTAAATGAAATCTATCGTTGGTAGTTGCATAACTTCCGAATCCCCCCACACAGTTATTCAGATTTTGCTTGGAAATGTTTTGAGTTGTTATATAATAATCTTTTCTGAATGTTAGTTCTTCTCACCAACCCATCCGGTTATCCTTTGTATGAATTGGAGCTATTCCTGTGTGTATGAGAAATGaagaaatataaatacatattaaaTGTAAAGATTAAGATCCTCAAGAAATTTATTCTTCATCTTCAATGGAacattttaattgtatttatccttgaattttaatgaattgaattttaattaattatgaaggaaaattatcacacATTTAAAACCATATAACCATTTAGATACACATTTTCTATAAGCatttaaattcatattatatcatatatcttgaaccaaaataaaaagatatatgcATATTATATAGCATGCTTTAttgtaaattaaagaaaatcaagaCAAAAATTGTATACTTAGCAATGGAGAACATTCTATCTTAATTATTTGTTCAATCACCGTTAGAAAATACGAGAGTAACTaccaatttgaaaagaaaaaaaaaatacctgatTAAAAATTCAGCaataatatatagaaaatatgAGAGTAACTAccaattttgaaaaaacttcaggaaaaaaaaaacaatttgaaagCAACTACCCTTCTCTTTGACAGTTAAACTTTAcccaaatttcataaaaatgtcTTGACGGAAAATAGTTTTTACAGCTACATTTAATGCATGCTCTTTGTTTTTATTGGCGCTGTAATAATCCCATAACTCGTCTTTATTTATCCACCTAATTAAACTGTGTAAGAACTCTGAAATTGGGTTAGAGTACCTCTTGTATATATACCAAAAAAATGTACCAAAAAAGAGTGCCCCTTGTActttatttgtttaataaaatcttttcctataattaaaaaaaaaagaaggttttACGGCCACGTCAAATGAGAGTAAGGAGTTCTCATTGtcaatttaaaatgtttaataatcTCCACAATAATATGcttgataatttaaattttttattctaaataattaaataatattaacccaAAATTAAATAGTTCAACAATCTTTTAATTACTTGAATAGCATTGATCGATTAATTATTAGGgttatgaaattattataaataaaatatcaattattgttaaaacatatataacaaaaatatatagaaatataTGTTAACATGCACTTCAAATTGATAAAGATATACATataataaacttttatttcttaaaaagaaTATGGATTAAGCGAAGatataatcaaataagaaaaatatgtaatCCTCACAACCAATCCAAACACTTCATATATTATAAGAGATTTGATAATGAACTGAAGTAAGACATGTCAGAGATAATATGATTTTAAACCTTCACTAacttaaaacataaaaaggatTGACCAAACACATATTAGTCAGCAGATTGAAATATAACTCAAATAGTTAGCTCATTGATAAAAGTAGTGACAATTGCGCAAAATGAAtattaactaatataaattttaaataaattaattaaatcattaataaaaatggagacaatagtgctaaataaatatattattaacagtAGTTGACATTTAACTAATATGAATGTTAATTAACAAAGTCCGGATGAATTGGCTAAACAACCTGGGTGAGTCTTGTAAATTAACCTCATGGtactgattttgatttttatgggtaatttttttttaatatatatgttaggttaaattagtttttgatcttctaatttattatttaacttcaatttgattatctatttttttttattcaatttagttttttaatttttttagattcaatttaatcttttaattttaaaatcgatttttttttgaaaaatatgtattttgtgGCAATTGAAAATCACTTACTATAAATTACATaactaaaaaactaatttaacctaaatgttactataaataaattagttcATTAATAGAAGTGGTGACAATTGCAATAATCAATATATTCTTCACCATAATTAACTAACATTTAACTAATATGAACTGCACTATAAATAATTGACTATATTAGACTGGatgataagattaaaaaatgtcTCAACAAGTTTTGATAATATAGggacttaaatttaaaacaaaagaatagTCTTTGAATTAgtgtaataataaataaataatgtaaacaATGAGCAAACATTTTGGTCCAAATACAATATTACAAGCATCTTAACAACGTAAAAAATCATACTCGATgagaatattgttttatttttaacatagaTGAGAATATTGTTATGATACAtgtaagatattttaaaaaatatgatgttaTGCAATGTAAAATATGTTAGACAAggaaaacacaataaaaatttgatgtGAAACTAATTTCGGTACTAAAtacaaaaatctttttttaaaaaaaagtctcgTGTgaccacaaaaatatacacataataatatatgataCTAAAccatcaataaattttaaaatttatcactaATCGCCCATTAGCTAATCTAATATACCAACATCAACAATAACTTTCATGTTCTATTTAAATACTGGATTGTTtagataaagaatttttttcatttaatttattattttagacaaataaaaaaatgtattagttATGTTTTAATATTGGTATATGTTTTCGGTCTTTAGTATAAGTAGAAtcaggattttttttaagaaagtagAATGAGATAGAAGATTGATGGAATCAGAAGATAACCTAGCCAAATATaactatattttcttaaaattaagggTACAATTTAATGCTTTACTAATATTTATGTGAAAAGCAtcaaataatttacattttaaaggtAAAACAATATGTGATAAGAAGTTGTGAAAAGTTTGAAGATCGATAGTTGTAGCTAGAGAATAATATTTGTGTACAATTCAATCTTTTCTGTGATATATttagacaagaaaaaaatacGTTCTTtcactatattatttttttaatatttttctataaatttttcGTGAGAAAATATACAATTTCCTTCCTAAAAGATATTCTGTGTCGCTTtaatctttgaattttttttcatttatgtgcAATTAGTTCCCAAATTTATGAACTTGTTTACaagtttgttttattaaaattatgcaACTTGCTAATAACTTTACCTTTTTCTAGGACCAATTAGTAGAGACAAAAGCGTCCGGATACtaaaataacacaaataattttagaagaaaaaaaaaacagaagttatataattgtgtaaaaattaaaatattgttgttAACTTAGTGTAATAAGTTTTTAACAAAGTTGTATGATTGTGttgtataatattttgatttcaaaattttataataatcaaataaatgatgataaaatttattttcttgtgaaTTAAAGTAAACTCTTAAATCTAAGCCATTACttgaattttgagtttttttttacttaagaggtgaaaAAAGTGAACCAAGAATCAGACCTTCTTTCCAACCCAAAGACCGCATGCCATTGTTGATTTCTCTAGAGAGGGTACACACAATGCAATGACGAAATTACCCTCCATGCAATCACAAAACAACGAAATAGCCCCTCACCTTCGTGGATCGGATTAGTGATTCCAAAACAAACACCACCGAATATCACGGCAATTACATTGCTGACCTGCCACTACCTTCAATCATGACTTTAATACATCCAAACCTTGCCATTTTCAAACCCAAAACATGCCTCTTTCTTCTCTTGGTTTTCCCCCCATATAGAGTAAGTTAATtacaaaaagttaaaataaatattaaactttaccaaaaaaaaaaacaaaaagagatacTACTTAGACTAAGTAATCTTTTTTGAGTATATAACATAgctttgattcttgaatatgTGAACATAGAGGATCAATTTTATGACTTTTTATTGTGAGGATATCTTACTTTttaggatgaaaaaaaataaaaatttattcatgtAATTTTATGTGTGTAATGCCAAATGTGTAACTTTGTGAATTATTGTTATTGTGGATCGCTTTATAAATGAATTCGTTATTCAATTATAGCTTGGCTgctaatttgattaattgaatAAATCCAATCATGCTGAGTTCCTTgtttaacttataaaattataacaagTTTGGATTTATAAActctttaattataataaacccaacggaaaaaacaaataaaaaaactaagctCACATGACTCATGAACTTCTGCAAATATGTTGTATCCGATCTGGAATCAACCACTGTTAGGAGATATAAATGCAGAAGTTAAAATTTCACTCATGAACTTCACAGTGAATAATTCACACTACACAGTCCAAACCTGAAACGGCATGAATTTTATCGCGGCTAAAATTTCCAGTTCTGTCCCTTTTCCGCTAGTTTCCCTTGAAAtcgacagaaaaaaaaaaaaaaactaaacggaaaattcgaaagagagattCTAATTCTCTGGTCGCAAAAATCAACAGagtgaaaaaaatttcccttttTACAGTAAGAGAGAGCATTGAATCGAACAACAGCAAGAAAAAAAGAACCCaaaacaactacaaatcctAACATTGTGCCTCATTTCTTTTCCTCAAGATCCTAACGtagtatatttacaaaaaaaaaaaaaaaaacaaaaccagcAAAAGATCTCGCCAATTAACGGATttcgtattttcttttttgctttgtttCTCAGGAAAACTCTTCCGGCGAGAAATTTACGAGCTCGGCGATGTCACGCGCGTTGAGTCCGAGACGAAGCGCGTCGAGAACACGCTCGAAGACGAAGACGCGGCACGGCAGCCGGAGCACTCCTTTCTGCTCGTAGCCGTATTCCTGCGCGGATTCGTTGAGGAGCTTGACGAAGACGGGGTGGTTGAGGAGCTCGGCGCACACGACGAAGCGCTCCATCTCGTCGCCGACGTAGATCGGGACGTGCCCCTCCGGAACCACCGCCGCGGAGGAGCGGCGGATCTTGGATGGGGCGGAGAGACGGAAGGACTCGGCGCGTGGGCGGCGGTGGTGGCAGGCCTGGGAGGAGTCCGAACGGAGGAGCGTGTAGTTGGAGGAGTCAGCCACGCGCGAGAGGCGGCGGATGAGCTGCTTCATCTGAAGGAAAATGGGTTGTATTAATTTGGAGAAAACAGtagagaaaagaaaggaaactatGGCGTTTGTTATATGGTTTGGTTGGGGTGGGGTGGGTGAGGAGTGAGCAAGAGAATAAGTTATGATGGGAAGAGAAGAGTGTGAGAGGGGTATATATATGCGCCAAGGGTGGGATGGGGGATTCTAATGGAAAGGTGATGATGCCAGAAGTCTGGCAGGTACAGGTAAGCGTACTTGGCAGGTACaattggagagagagagagagagagagtaaaaataaataaattcatataaaGTGTGATTTATTAAATACTACTGCCAGAGGCTGTGCTTgggtttattttgtttatttattatggtGGCAATGAATTTATTGTTTGCTTTTTCTCAATGTGTTTTGCAGTGGATTTTGGGATTACCACGCCAGGGGAGGCTGGGATGGGAACGTGCACCGGTGTCCTCTGGATATGGTATGCCTATTCATGGCTTGGCTGATCAATTTTTTGGGTATCTTtctatgtttattttttcttctattctatttttatttagacCAGTTTAGATTGAATATACCAATGATATTATGTCAATTAGTTTACTATAGGAGgtaaattgttataaattttttattatttatgtttcatTCTTACcgattaaaatatgattttggttttatttttactttttagttaataaatcattttatttttaagattgggtacatttttttttactttttagattGTTATACTACACCACGTTTCTCCCCGCTTGAACTCCTCCTCGCGCTGGATAATTATGGAGATAATgtagtttgtttaaacttaaaaaaataaataggattAATCTAATAAGTAAAAaggatttatttcttaaaataaataagaaattatttttaaaatataaacaatttagataaatatattaaaaaataatttatttttattaaaacaaatatttatttctataaataattttaaacaatctgCTCCATATGAAATAGTCTTGGCTCTACATAATTAGGCTCAATCGGACAGATTTTGGCCTAGTGTATTCGAGTGGAGGAGATTCAATCACTGTTTAACTTGCACTTTATGTTTGGTTTTGTgtcaatttgaaattttgtaggAATCTCGCATCAAAGTTTTCATGTTTATAACAAAGTTACTtcatataacttttaacttttcaCGTTTTTATTAGCGTTTATCTTTTCACCACTCGACCAAACATGCTAATATGTTGGAAGTAGAGAAACTAAACAGCCAGTTCACATGTTCCATGTCAGGGTTCTTGAAAGTCATCAATAAACCACATTTAAACTCTACAAATGTTGACACCTCTCATACCACCATATAGATTCTCTTTCCATTTTTGTTACTATGTTGAAATATGTATTGATTTGGATATTAAAACTCCTTTATAAATACCCTACGTCCCTACCTTTACATGTTTATCAAACTAGTATCTCTACCTTCTTCACTTAATTAAAGTTGATTAATTAGGATATTTTGGAAACAGTGATTAGACTAGATTCAAAAATAACTTTacaaatttagaaataaaatatttaaaagaagcctaataaaaaaaacatattttttaaaggaGGGGGGATTGGgattataagagaagaaaacttTAGATTTTTTAATGTTGAGTTAAGATGGTTTGGTTGATGAATAGAGTAAGAgattatttaatcaaatttaatctgtaaatattttaaatataaaatgagaaTTTAAAGACTACTTTTACTTATatgcttaaatatttttcaattcagATTGGACATAATGATATACTAATCATGAGTAtggattaaataaattaatgagatTTACTAAACTGAAAGTTTTAAGCGCATatgctttttatatttaattatgttaatttttattataaaatataagcaTTTTAAGAGCTTTTCTTTAACGagagtattttttattaaaaaatcttaGCCTCTCATATGTCttaatctttcatttttatctttattttaattaatttttaatatttataaaaattgttattaattaaaaataaccttgtatcacaatataaattgattatattaaatttaaaatataatttatgtatttaataaaaattatctattctgaattttagttataatatgatttatatatttaaaaatgtttacttattataaattttagttatataataaaataaatatttaacatatactTTAGACAACTaaatactatttatatttatatttagagGTATTATTGTAACGTACGTGATATGtgctaattattttaatattaatttaaaatattcattatctTGGATgctaattaaagaaatttggatactaatttaaataattaataaaaataaataaaacaacattttttactAGATGACTATATAAAGGGATAAATATTAAtctaatttgatataaaaatcaaagacacatcttttttcttttttgaaaataatatattttcgtGGTCGAAAGTCATGAGACCAATTCCTATATGCTTAAGGCACATAATTATCTACCAATTGAGTTTGAGCTTTTAATTTGTTGGTATTAGGGATGTGTTTCAACAATTGAAATAgacacaacttaatttataaggAAATTACCTATTTAAATAGCAGTTTTCTCCCTTTAAAAGAtgcaaaatcaaatttgttgcCTCATTGTTCATAAATCGACCTTCCCACTTGATCTTAGTCCCTTTCTCATATGACTTACTCGATCTTAGATTCTTCATGCTTACTTATTCAAGACTTGAGATTGAGAGATTGTGTACTATATGTTTTATTCTTATAGAGTCAACTTGTCCAAAACTCATGAACTTAGATGTTGAACAACTTAATTcaaatatgatattattatataactcatactagacttagaagaaaaaatatattacattttataCTTGAATGTTTTTGGATTATGTCTCTTTTACTAGAGACATGATCTAACAACAGGAATAAGAACAAAGTGaaaatttttaaacataaaagatcaaactaaacttttaaatatttatattgttataattaaaattttaaataaattaagtaaataaattaaattttagatttataatgagcaagtttaaattttgatatagtattatttttaactaatgataatttattaaaataactactaaaatgtaaaagaaaaatagagataaACGAGAATAGAGTGaaaggttaaaaaattaaaatatgcaaataaagaaaaaagaaatatagcTTGAAATGATTAagagagaaattttttatttgttgcgGTATAATATGTGAAATACACATTAACAAAGAATTGAAAGAATGttaaaaatatctaattgaaagatcaaactaaaaataattttgtagggTCAAtattcatattataaattatttttctgatgcatttcatattatatagaaaaattataatgtacATTCATATTATAGTTATATTGTGGATCCGTCATTGCACACATATGAGCTAACAAAGGGTTGTTTCCCGAGTTCGAGGAAAATGTCGAAGAATCCAGTTTCAAATAGGAAACTCGGGAACTATTACGGTTGAggttaaggataaattcttatCAAACACACTTTGGAATTGGATAAAGTCTTAGCTTTAAACAATGTGTTATATGCATTTAAGAACTTAGTCTCTAGAGCGTTATTGAATAAGGCTAGCTTAAAAATAGTCTTTGAATCTAATAaagttgttaattgttattaaaaaaaacgtgGACTTTGTGAGGGAAAATTTTGCTTGTTTGTTTTAAACACTATATATAGAAATCAATAAAAACTCGTGGCCAGCTTTACTTATATCGATGGATCTCTTAAGTCTTAACCTTTGGCATGGACAACTAAAAGACTTTAATATAACATCTGTTAAACGTTTCCATATGTCcattttattaatcaatttgAGTCTAATAACATTGTAATTTGTAAGAAACCTGTATTTGGtttgaaggaaataaaatgaaaagagggaaaaaactaatcgaagaaaaaataaaaaagaccacGAAAAAATCAACATTTgcattccttttttaaaaaaatttctttaactgaacaaaaataaattcgTGTTCATGTTTTTTCCCTCTTACCAAGCATACTAAAAGTTTGTGACAAGATATTTTATGTCAATTTGAAAGATAagaaataacatattaaaattgttatgtAATCTGGCATTATAAATGATATAATCagtttatagtaaaaaaaagtaaatgtaGGTTATGAATAgacagagaaagaaaaagaaaagaagagaggaaTAAATGCGTTTAACGTGAGTGAAAGGCAGCAGCGTGTATGCAGAAAAGGATGAGAGAGCAATTAGCGACGTGAAGGACTGTAGGTGTCCCATTCCGTATCCGTAGTTTGTTTCAGTACAGTACAGTTCCGTCActcctttttcttt contains:
- the LOC100806044 gene encoding auxin-responsive protein SAUR71; the encoded protein is MKQLIRRLSRVADSSNYTLLRSDSSQACHHRRPRAESFRLSAPSKIRRSSAAVVPEGHVPIYVGDEMERFVVCAELLNHPVFVKLLNESAQEYGYEQKGVLRLPCRVFVFERVLDALRLGLNARDIAELVNFSPEEFS